A genomic segment from Hypomesus transpacificus isolate Combined female chromosome 13, fHypTra1, whole genome shotgun sequence encodes:
- the acbd4 gene encoding acyl-CoA-binding domain-containing protein 4 isoform X2, translated as MSEALDHQKRFQTAVDVIHNLPKDGSYRPSYKVMLNFYSLYKQAMCGPCNIPRPGFWDPVGRYKWDAWNRLGVMKSEKAMAEYVEEMKKVAQEVIDTIPMNEKTASLFHHFEPLYVVIHDMPRPPVSLLSMNEAGDGKGSKEDPSFQGPDVDQETCQTPEVTSTSQPQDTLEYEGVVLTSDSESEIFCDSVELLDKVKVDIPKSNGLYSGHPSSGPSSVGEQQESAVPQATRMGAGQGGEGAEDRKAPPIRRSRDAGRNGMQHEWRERGVTPGGPRQVGGMGAEFGDGAGREGGDGSEGGAERLQDVLLQQQIVLALQRLREDMRSVMDRLEVVERLAAAHFENTDWRPCIQHNAAPNSESKGENWWAFDVSGRTLILLLLWPVVAQGLVFLLRKGQRKHHIPM; from the exons ATGTCAGAAGCTTTAGACCACCAAAAGCGCTTTCAGACCGCTGTCGACGTTATTCATAATTTGCCGAAAGATG GTTCCTATCGGCCCTCCTATAAGGTGATGCTTAATTTCTACAGCCTCTACAAGCAGGCCATGTGTGGCCCCTGTAACATACCCCGGCCAGGCTTCTGGGACCCTGTGGGGCGCTACAAATG GGATGCTTGGAACCGGTTAGGAGTGATGAAGAGTGAAAAGGCCATGGCTGAGTATGTGGAAGAGATGAAGAAAGTAGCTCAAGAG GTTATTGATACCATCCCTATGAATGAAAAGACGGCATCACTGTTTCACCATTTTGAGCCTCTATACGTTGTTATCCATGACATGCCCAGACCACCAGTGTCACTGCTGAGTATGAATGAAG CTGGGGATGGCAAGGGCTCCAAAGAGGACCCCAGCTTCCAGGGTCCAGATGTGGACCAGGAGACCTGTCAGACACCAGAGGTTACCTCCACCAGTCAGCCCCAGG ATACATTGGAGTATGAGGGGGTGGTGTTGACCAGTGACTCGGAGAGTGAGATTTTCTGCGACTCTGTGGAGCTGCTTGACAAGGTAAAG GTTGACATCCCCAAATCAAATGGTCTTTACAGTGGCCATCCCTCTTCAGGGCCATCCTCAGTCGGAGAACAGCAGGAGTCTGCTGTTCCCCAGGCCACTCGGATGGGGGCGGGGCAAGGTGGAGAAGGAGCGGAGGATAGAAAGGCTCCGCCCATCAGGAGAAGTCGAGATGCTGGAAGGAATGGAATGCAACATGAATGGAGAGAAC GTGGTGTTACCCCAGGCGGCCCAAGGCAGGTAGGTGGAATGGGAGCAGAGTTTGGGGACGGAgctggcagagagggaggagacgggtcagaaggaggagctgagaggCTGCAGGACGTTCTACTGCAGCAGCAGATAGTGCTAGCCCTGCAGAGGCTCAGGGAGGATATGAGGAGCGTCATGGATAgactggaggtggtggagagactGGCTGCAGCACAT TTTGAGAATACTGATTGGAGACCATGCATACAGCACAATGCAGCCCCCAACTCAGAGTCTAAG GGTGAGAATTGGTGGGCATTTGACGTGTCAGGTCGAACGCTAATCCTATTGTTGCTGTGGCCCGTCGTGGCTCAGGGCTTGGTGTTTCTCCTGAGGAAAG
- the acbd4 gene encoding acyl-CoA-binding domain-containing protein 4 isoform X1 — protein MSEALDHQKRFQTAVDVIHNLPKDGSYRPSYKVMLNFYSLYKQAMCGPCNIPRPGFWDPVGRYKWDAWNRLGVMKSEKAMAEYVEEMKKVAQEVIDTIPMNEKTASLFHHFEPLYVVIHDMPRPPVSLLSMNEEAGDGKGSKEDPSFQGPDVDQETCQTPEVTSTSQPQDTLEYEGVVLTSDSESEIFCDSVELLDKVKVDIPKSNGLYSGHPSSGPSSVGEQQESAVPQATRMGAGQGGEGAEDRKAPPIRRSRDAGRNGMQHEWRERGVTPGGPRQVGGMGAEFGDGAGREGGDGSEGGAERLQDVLLQQQIVLALQRLREDMRSVMDRLEVVERLAAAHFENTDWRPCIQHNAAPNSESKGENWWAFDVSGRTLILLLLWPVVAQGLVFLLRKGQRKHHIPM, from the exons ATGTCAGAAGCTTTAGACCACCAAAAGCGCTTTCAGACCGCTGTCGACGTTATTCATAATTTGCCGAAAGATG GTTCCTATCGGCCCTCCTATAAGGTGATGCTTAATTTCTACAGCCTCTACAAGCAGGCCATGTGTGGCCCCTGTAACATACCCCGGCCAGGCTTCTGGGACCCTGTGGGGCGCTACAAATG GGATGCTTGGAACCGGTTAGGAGTGATGAAGAGTGAAAAGGCCATGGCTGAGTATGTGGAAGAGATGAAGAAAGTAGCTCAAGAG GTTATTGATACCATCCCTATGAATGAAAAGACGGCATCACTGTTTCACCATTTTGAGCCTCTATACGTTGTTATCCATGACATGCCCAGACCACCAGTGTCACTGCTGAGTATGAATGAAG AAGCTGGGGATGGCAAGGGCTCCAAAGAGGACCCCAGCTTCCAGGGTCCAGATGTGGACCAGGAGACCTGTCAGACACCAGAGGTTACCTCCACCAGTCAGCCCCAGG ATACATTGGAGTATGAGGGGGTGGTGTTGACCAGTGACTCGGAGAGTGAGATTTTCTGCGACTCTGTGGAGCTGCTTGACAAGGTAAAG GTTGACATCCCCAAATCAAATGGTCTTTACAGTGGCCATCCCTCTTCAGGGCCATCCTCAGTCGGAGAACAGCAGGAGTCTGCTGTTCCCCAGGCCACTCGGATGGGGGCGGGGCAAGGTGGAGAAGGAGCGGAGGATAGAAAGGCTCCGCCCATCAGGAGAAGTCGAGATGCTGGAAGGAATGGAATGCAACATGAATGGAGAGAAC GTGGTGTTACCCCAGGCGGCCCAAGGCAGGTAGGTGGAATGGGAGCAGAGTTTGGGGACGGAgctggcagagagggaggagacgggtcagaaggaggagctgagaggCTGCAGGACGTTCTACTGCAGCAGCAGATAGTGCTAGCCCTGCAGAGGCTCAGGGAGGATATGAGGAGCGTCATGGATAgactggaggtggtggagagactGGCTGCAGCACAT TTTGAGAATACTGATTGGAGACCATGCATACAGCACAATGCAGCCCCCAACTCAGAGTCTAAG GGTGAGAATTGGTGGGCATTTGACGTGTCAGGTCGAACGCTAATCCTATTGTTGCTGTGGCCCGTCGTGGCTCAGGGCTTGGTGTTTCTCCTGAGGAAAG
- the acbd4 gene encoding acyl-CoA-binding domain-containing protein 4 isoform X3, whose translation MSEALDHQKRFQTAVDVIHNLPKDGSYRPSYKVMLNFYSLYKQAMCGPCNIPRPGFWDPVGRYKWDAWNRLGVMKSEKAMAEYVEEMKKVAQEVIDTIPMNEKTASLFHHFEPLYVVIHDMPRPPVSLLSMNEEAGDGKGSKEDPSFQGPDVDQETCQTPEVTSTSQPQDTLEYEGVVLTSDSESEIFCDSVELLDKVDIPKSNGLYSGHPSSGPSSVGEQQESAVPQATRMGAGQGGEGAEDRKAPPIRRSRDAGRNGMQHEWRERGVTPGGPRQVGGMGAEFGDGAGREGGDGSEGGAERLQDVLLQQQIVLALQRLREDMRSVMDRLEVVERLAAAHFENTDWRPCIQHNAAPNSESKGENWWAFDVSGRTLILLLLWPVVAQGLVFLLRKGQRKHHIPM comes from the exons ATGTCAGAAGCTTTAGACCACCAAAAGCGCTTTCAGACCGCTGTCGACGTTATTCATAATTTGCCGAAAGATG GTTCCTATCGGCCCTCCTATAAGGTGATGCTTAATTTCTACAGCCTCTACAAGCAGGCCATGTGTGGCCCCTGTAACATACCCCGGCCAGGCTTCTGGGACCCTGTGGGGCGCTACAAATG GGATGCTTGGAACCGGTTAGGAGTGATGAAGAGTGAAAAGGCCATGGCTGAGTATGTGGAAGAGATGAAGAAAGTAGCTCAAGAG GTTATTGATACCATCCCTATGAATGAAAAGACGGCATCACTGTTTCACCATTTTGAGCCTCTATACGTTGTTATCCATGACATGCCCAGACCACCAGTGTCACTGCTGAGTATGAATGAAG AAGCTGGGGATGGCAAGGGCTCCAAAGAGGACCCCAGCTTCCAGGGTCCAGATGTGGACCAGGAGACCTGTCAGACACCAGAGGTTACCTCCACCAGTCAGCCCCAGG ATACATTGGAGTATGAGGGGGTGGTGTTGACCAGTGACTCGGAGAGTGAGATTTTCTGCGACTCTGTGGAGCTGCTTGACAAG GTTGACATCCCCAAATCAAATGGTCTTTACAGTGGCCATCCCTCTTCAGGGCCATCCTCAGTCGGAGAACAGCAGGAGTCTGCTGTTCCCCAGGCCACTCGGATGGGGGCGGGGCAAGGTGGAGAAGGAGCGGAGGATAGAAAGGCTCCGCCCATCAGGAGAAGTCGAGATGCTGGAAGGAATGGAATGCAACATGAATGGAGAGAAC GTGGTGTTACCCCAGGCGGCCCAAGGCAGGTAGGTGGAATGGGAGCAGAGTTTGGGGACGGAgctggcagagagggaggagacgggtcagaaggaggagctgagaggCTGCAGGACGTTCTACTGCAGCAGCAGATAGTGCTAGCCCTGCAGAGGCTCAGGGAGGATATGAGGAGCGTCATGGATAgactggaggtggtggagagactGGCTGCAGCACAT TTTGAGAATACTGATTGGAGACCATGCATACAGCACAATGCAGCCCCCAACTCAGAGTCTAAG GGTGAGAATTGGTGGGCATTTGACGTGTCAGGTCGAACGCTAATCCTATTGTTGCTGTGGCCCGTCGTGGCTCAGGGCTTGGTGTTTCTCCTGAGGAAAG
- the acbd4 gene encoding acyl-CoA-binding domain-containing protein 4 isoform X4 → MCGPCNIPRPGFWDPVGRYKWDAWNRLGVMKSEKAMAEYVEEMKKVAQEVIDTIPMNEKTASLFHHFEPLYVVIHDMPRPPVSLLSMNEEAGDGKGSKEDPSFQGPDVDQETCQTPEVTSTSQPQDTLEYEGVVLTSDSESEIFCDSVELLDKVKVDIPKSNGLYSGHPSSGPSSVGEQQESAVPQATRMGAGQGGEGAEDRKAPPIRRSRDAGRNGMQHEWRERGVTPGGPRQVGGMGAEFGDGAGREGGDGSEGGAERLQDVLLQQQIVLALQRLREDMRSVMDRLEVVERLAAAHFENTDWRPCIQHNAAPNSESKGENWWAFDVSGRTLILLLLWPVVAQGLVFLLRKGQRKHHIPM, encoded by the exons ATGTGTGGCCCCTGTAACATACCCCGGCCAGGCTTCTGGGACCCTGTGGGGCGCTACAAATG GGATGCTTGGAACCGGTTAGGAGTGATGAAGAGTGAAAAGGCCATGGCTGAGTATGTGGAAGAGATGAAGAAAGTAGCTCAAGAG GTTATTGATACCATCCCTATGAATGAAAAGACGGCATCACTGTTTCACCATTTTGAGCCTCTATACGTTGTTATCCATGACATGCCCAGACCACCAGTGTCACTGCTGAGTATGAATGAAG AAGCTGGGGATGGCAAGGGCTCCAAAGAGGACCCCAGCTTCCAGGGTCCAGATGTGGACCAGGAGACCTGTCAGACACCAGAGGTTACCTCCACCAGTCAGCCCCAGG ATACATTGGAGTATGAGGGGGTGGTGTTGACCAGTGACTCGGAGAGTGAGATTTTCTGCGACTCTGTGGAGCTGCTTGACAAGGTAAAG GTTGACATCCCCAAATCAAATGGTCTTTACAGTGGCCATCCCTCTTCAGGGCCATCCTCAGTCGGAGAACAGCAGGAGTCTGCTGTTCCCCAGGCCACTCGGATGGGGGCGGGGCAAGGTGGAGAAGGAGCGGAGGATAGAAAGGCTCCGCCCATCAGGAGAAGTCGAGATGCTGGAAGGAATGGAATGCAACATGAATGGAGAGAAC GTGGTGTTACCCCAGGCGGCCCAAGGCAGGTAGGTGGAATGGGAGCAGAGTTTGGGGACGGAgctggcagagagggaggagacgggtcagaaggaggagctgagaggCTGCAGGACGTTCTACTGCAGCAGCAGATAGTGCTAGCCCTGCAGAGGCTCAGGGAGGATATGAGGAGCGTCATGGATAgactggaggtggtggagagactGGCTGCAGCACAT TTTGAGAATACTGATTGGAGACCATGCATACAGCACAATGCAGCCCCCAACTCAGAGTCTAAG GGTGAGAATTGGTGGGCATTTGACGTGTCAGGTCGAACGCTAATCCTATTGTTGCTGTGGCCCGTCGTGGCTCAGGGCTTGGTGTTTCTCCTGAGGAAAG